One part of the Amaranthus tricolor cultivar Red isolate AtriRed21 chromosome 16, ASM2621246v1, whole genome shotgun sequence genome encodes these proteins:
- the LOC130802912 gene encoding elongation factor 1-gamma 2-like, producing MALVLHSGLPNKNAFKALIAAEYSCVKVDVVKDFQMGVTNKSSEFLKMNPIGKVPVLETPDGPIFESNAIARYITRLTADNPLFGSSPIEYAHIEQWIDFASLEIDVHIGRWLYPRLGYGLYLPPAEEAAIASLKRSLEALSTHLASNTYLVGHRVTLADIIMTCNLYYGFSRIMTKSFTSEFPHVERYVWTMVNQPIFKKVIGDVKQADSIPAVAKKPVQPAKPKAKEEPKEVKKEAPKPKEEATTPPTQAQEEEAPKPKAKNPLDLLPPSKMILDEWKRLYSNTKTNFREVAIKGFWDMYDPEGYSLWFCDYKYNEENTVSFVTMNKVSGFLQRMDLARKYAFGKMLVIGAEPPFKVKGLWLFRGQEIPQFVLDECYDMELYEWRKVDLGDEAQKERVSQMIEDAEPFEGEPLLDAKCFK from the exons ATGGCTCTG GTATTGCATTCAGGATTGCCAAATAAGAATGCGTTTAAGGCACTTATTGCTGCAGAATATAGTTGTGTGAAAGTTGATGTTGTCAAAGATTTTCAGATGGGTGTTACGAACAAATCCTCTGAATTTCTTAAGATGAACCCGATTGGGAAG GTGCCGGTTCTGGAGACTCCTGACGGTCCTATTTTTGAAAGTAATGCAATTGCCAGATATA TCACAAGGCTAACCGCTGATAATCCTCTCTTTGGCTCTTCTCCAATTGAATAT GCCCATATTGAGCAATGGATCGATTTTGCTTCCCTTGAGATTGATGTGCATATTGGTCGCTGGCTGTATCCAAGACTTGGCTATGGACTATATCTTCCCCCA GCTGAAGAAGCTGCTATTGCTTCTTTGAAGAGATCTTTGGAAGCGTTGAGTACGCATCTTGCTTCCAACACTTACCTTGTTGGCCACAGAGTTACATTGGCCGATATTATTATGACATGCAATTTATATTATGGATTTAGTCGAATCATGACCAAGAGTTTTACTTCTGAGTTTCCTCATGTTGAAAGATATGTTTGGACTATGGTTAATCAACCTATTTTCAAAAAGGTCATAGGTGATGTAAAACAAGCTGATTCTATTCCGGCTGTGGCAAAGAAACCTGTTCAGCCAGCAAAGCCCAAGGCTAAGGAAGAGCCAAAGGAGGTCAAGAAAGAGGCACCAAAGCCTAAAGAAGAGGCAACTACACCACCAACACAAGCACAAGAAGAAGAGGCACCCAAACCAAAGGCAAAAAATCCACTTGATCTTCTTCCTCCTAGTAAGATGATTCTAGATGAGTGGAAGAGGCTTTACTCTAACACCAAAACCAATTTCCGTGAAGTGGCTATTAAAG GATTTTGGGATATGTATGACCCAGAAGGGTACTCTCTATGGTTCTGTGATTATAAGTACAATGAAGAGAACACAGTTTCCTTTGTGACCATGAACAAAGTAAGTGGGTTCTTACAGAGAATGGATCTTGCTCGTAAATATGCATTTGGGAAGATGCTAGTGATTGGTGCAGAACCTCCATTTAAGGTGAAGGGTTTGTGGCTCTTTCGTGGGCAAGAAATTCCTCAATTTGTGTTGGATGAATGCTATGACATGGAACTCTATGAATGGAGGAAAGTGGACCTCGGTGACGAGGCCCAAAAGGAGCGGGTGAGCCAAATGATTGAAGATGCTGAACCTTTTGAGGGCGAACCTCTGCTCGATGCCAAATGTTTCAAGtga